The Meles meles chromosome 6, mMelMel3.1 paternal haplotype, whole genome shotgun sequence DNA segment GTGTTGGCAGATGCCCGTGGCCTTACCATGAAGGCGGACTTCCTCTCCCTTGGGTTGCCCACACAAATTTGTGTTTGGCTGTCGTAGAAAGTGAAGCGATTGGAGCACCTCGAATCGTTCTGCACGGTTAGCTGCACCTCGTGAAGTCTGTTCGTTCTCCTGTTCAGGCCCAGCAGGCCCCAGCCTGCCACAGTACACCTGGCCCCGGGTCTCACCCTGGTCCTTGCACGAGGCAGAGTCACTGACCGCACAGCGGACGTCGGTCTCATTCTCTTTGCCAGctagggggaggagggcagccgCTCAGGAACTGTCTGTGCCCCTAGGCCCACAGTCTATCCCCATCCTGGGACTCcgcccctgcttcctccccagaATCCCAGGATGGCGAAGCTCCCAGCACTGGGTGCCCACTGGCTGGGCAGGAGAACCAGAGGGTGGGGCAGGCGGTACCTGCAGTAACATGATGTCATTCCTGTTGGTCTGGGGATCATAGTTAGGGTGGCGGATGGCTCTGAGAGTCCTGGTGCGCTGCTGGGTCCGTTCCTGTCTCCGGATGTTGTGGGCCCCCAGGGTGACAGTGATAGTTCTGCAAAAGAGAGGTAGCCTAGACGTAGGTGTAAGCCTCAGGAGCTCTGGCCCCCAGGCTCTGCAGGGCAGGTGGACCGCCCAAGGTGGTAAA contains these protein-coding regions:
- the LOC123944883 gene encoding cathepsin G-like translates to MPLLLLLMAFLLPPGAGAGEIIGGREARPHSHPYMAYLQIDGLKVCGGFLVRNDFVLTAAHCWGRTITVTLGAHNIRRQERTQQRTRTLRAIRHPNYDPQTNRNDIMLLQLAKRMRPTSAVRSVTLPRARTRVRPGARCTVAGWGLLGLNRRTNRLHEVQLTVQNDSRCSNRFTFYDSQTQICVGNPRERKSAFMGDSGGPLVCNGVAQGIVSYGDRRGSPPAVFTRIGSFMPWVNRTMRRFKQQCQTSPPDQSPTL